The proteins below are encoded in one region of Vannielia litorea:
- a CDS encoding RelA/SpoT family protein, which yields MDSDGLVALVSSYNPNCNAKRIAEAYAFGAKMHDGQLRQSGEPYFTHPVAVAELLARQMLDDDTIITALLHDTIEDTMASYSDVADRFGRDVAELVDGVTKLTNLQLSSTETKQAENFRKLFMAVSKDPRVLLVKLADRLHNMRTIKSMRPEKQAQKARETMDIFAPLAGRMGMQWMREELEDLAFKVLNPEARNSIIRRFILLQRESGDVIDSITRDIQKVLKKSRIKGEVYGRAKKPFSVWRKMQEKQKSFSRLADIYGFRVIVGTEDDCYRVLGAIHSRWSAVPGRFKDYISNPKNNGYRSIHTTVAGRDGKQVEVQIRTRQMHEVAEAGVAAHWSYRDGVRAENPFAVDPALWIRALTERLDEEDHDEFLEHVKLEMYQDQVFCFTPKGDVIKLPRGATPIDYAYGIHTRIGDSCVGAKIDGLRVPLWTRLKNGQQVEIITAEGQRPQPTWLDIVVTGRAKSAIRRSLREEDRERFIKLGRELARVAFEHIGKKATEKALTTAARNLGLLGPEELLARLGSAELTARDVVSTLYPDLAEAHRGEVVDESRSVVGLPEGQISTRAQCCQPVPGERIVGITYRGKGVMVHAIDCPVLIEFENEPDRWVDLHWHSGQHGAVNTVTVELTISNDAGVLGRICTLIGEQKANISDLHFIDRKQDFYRLLIDVDLRDVEHLHMVQTALEADSDVAEIARVKNTDRKP from the coding sequence CACGATGGCCAGCTCCGCCAGTCGGGCGAGCCCTACTTCACCCATCCCGTCGCCGTGGCCGAGCTCCTGGCCCGCCAGATGCTCGACGATGACACCATCATCACCGCGCTGCTGCACGACACCATCGAAGACACGATGGCCAGCTACTCCGACGTGGCCGACCGCTTCGGGCGCGACGTGGCCGAGCTGGTGGATGGCGTCACCAAGCTGACCAACCTGCAGCTGAGCTCGACCGAGACCAAGCAGGCCGAGAACTTCCGCAAGCTGTTCATGGCGGTGTCCAAGGATCCGCGCGTGCTGCTGGTCAAGCTGGCCGACCGGCTGCACAACATGCGCACCATCAAGTCGATGCGCCCCGAGAAGCAGGCCCAGAAGGCCCGCGAGACGATGGATATCTTTGCCCCCCTCGCCGGCCGCATGGGCATGCAGTGGATGCGCGAGGAGCTCGAGGATCTCGCCTTCAAGGTGCTGAACCCCGAGGCGCGCAACTCCATTATCCGCCGCTTCATCCTGCTCCAGCGCGAGAGCGGCGACGTGATCGACAGCATCACCCGCGACATCCAGAAGGTGCTGAAGAAGTCGCGGATCAAGGGCGAGGTCTACGGCCGCGCCAAGAAGCCCTTCTCGGTCTGGCGCAAGATGCAGGAAAAGCAGAAGAGCTTCTCGCGTCTGGCCGACATCTACGGCTTCCGGGTGATCGTCGGCACCGAGGACGACTGCTACCGCGTGCTGGGCGCGATCCACTCGCGCTGGTCCGCGGTGCCCGGCCGGTTCAAGGACTACATCTCGAACCCCAAGAACAACGGCTACCGCTCGATCCACACCACAGTCGCGGGCCGCGACGGCAAGCAGGTCGAGGTCCAGATCCGCACCCGGCAGATGCACGAGGTCGCCGAGGCCGGGGTGGCCGCGCACTGGAGCTACCGCGACGGCGTGCGCGCCGAAAACCCCTTCGCGGTGGATCCGGCCCTCTGGATCCGGGCGCTCACCGAGCGGCTCGACGAGGAAGACCACGACGAGTTTCTCGAGCACGTGAAGCTCGAGATGTACCAGGATCAGGTGTTCTGCTTCACCCCCAAGGGCGACGTCATCAAGCTGCCGCGCGGGGCCACGCCGATCGACTATGCCTATGGCATCCACACCCGCATCGGCGACAGCTGCGTGGGCGCCAAGATCGACGGTCTGCGCGTGCCGCTCTGGACCCGGCTGAAGAACGGCCAGCAGGTCGAGATCATCACCGCCGAGGGCCAGCGCCCGCAGCCCACCTGGCTCGATATCGTGGTGACCGGGCGGGCCAAGTCGGCGATCCGCCGGTCGCTCCGCGAGGAAGACCGGGAGCGGTTCATCAAGCTGGGGCGCGAGCTGGCCCGCGTGGCCTTCGAGCACATCGGCAAGAAGGCAACCGAAAAGGCCCTGACCACCGCCGCCCGCAACCTCGGCCTGCTCGGCCCCGAGGAGCTTCTGGCACGGCTGGGCTCCGCCGAGCTGACCGCCCGAGACGTGGTCAGCACCCTCTACCCCGATCTCGCCGAGGCGCACCGCGGCGAGGTGGTCGACGAATCGCGCTCCGTGGTCGGCCTCCCCGAAGGCCAGATCTCGACCCGCGCGCAATGCTGCCAGCCAGTGCCGGGCGAGCGCATCGTCGGCATTACCTACCGCGGCAAGGGCGTGATGGTGCACGCCATCGACTGCCCGGTGCTGATCGAATTCGAGAACGAGCCCGATCGCTGGGTCGACCTGCACTGGCACTCCGGCCAGCACGGTGCGGTGAACACCGTCACCGTCGAGCTGACCATCTCCAACGATGCCGGCGTGCTGGGGCGCATCTGCACCCTGATCGGCGAGCAGAAGGCCAATATCTCCGACCTGCACTTCATCGACCGGAAACAGGATTTTTATCGTCTGCTGATAGATGTTGACTTGCGCGACGTGGAGCACCTGCACATGGTGCAGACCGCACTGGAGGCCGACAGCGACGTGGCCGAGATCGCGCGGGTCAAGAACACGGACCGCAAGCCATGA